The following is a genomic window from Paenibacillus thiaminolyticus.
AACGTTGTCTACGGCATGCTGCCCGTGCTCGTCCTTCACGATCAGGTTGTCAACCTGAAGCATCACATCCTGCGGTGAAGCCGGCGCCTTGTCTGTCTTGAATTCGACATGCTTGCCAACCATCTTCTCGGCCAGCATCTCCGGATCCGTCTCGGACACCTTCACGGTATCAATGACTTTGCCGCGGCGGATAATCGTGCAGCGGTCCGCAACCTCCATAATTTCCTTCAGCTTGTGCGTAATGAGCAGAATCGACTTGCCTTCGGCCGCCAGCCGCTTCATAATGTGCAGCAGCTCATCGATCTCCTGCGGCGTCAGCACCGCGGTCGGCTCGTCGAAAATAATAATCTCGGCTCCGCGGTACAGCGTTTTCATAATTTCGACCCGCTGCTGCATGCCGACGGAAATCGATTCGATGACCGCCTCCGGCTTCACATTCAGCCCATACTGCTCGGACAGCTGGCGTATTTTAAGGGCAGCGCCCTTCAAATCCATCTTTATGCCTCGCGTCGGCTCCATGCCGAGCACGATATTTTCCGTAACCGTAAAAGGGTGAACAAGCTTGAAATGCTGATGCACCATACCGATGCCGCATTCAATCGCCTTGTTCGGGCCGTCCATCACAATCGGCCGGCCGTTCAGTTCAATACTGCCTTCATCAGGCTGATACAATCCAAATACGATATTCATCAATGTCGATTTGCCGGCGCCGTTTTCGCCGAGAAGCGCATGAATTTCGCCTTTTTTCAACTGCAGGCTGATTTGATCGTTTGCTATAATGCCGGGAAAGCGCTTTGTAATTCCTTTCAGCTCTAGTATGATATCTCCCTTGTGCATATGGCGTTCCCCTCCGTAACACATCTCCCCGCCGGTCTAGCGGGCGGGGAGACGGTATGGTGAAATTAAGTCGTCGGCACTTCAATCTCGCCGTTTACAATTTTTGCACGGTATTCTTCGACTTTGTCCAATACATCCTTAGGCACGTTTTTGTCGGAAGTCGGCGCAATATCGACGCCTTTTTCCTTCAGGCCCATAGAAGTGACTTGGCCGCCAGGGAAGTTGCCGTCCGCCAACGCCTTGGAAATCGTATATACCGCTTCGTCGACCTTCTTAATCATCGAGGTCAGCGTCACATCGTCGCCGAACTCAAGCGATTGGTCCTTGTCTACGCCGATAACCCAGACGCGGTCGCCGCGCTTCACGCGCTCTTTTGCTTCATTGAATACCCCGTTGCCTGTCAAGCCGGAAGCGTGGAAAATAATATCGACTCCGTCGTCATACAACGTGGAAGCAGCCGATTTCCCCATATCGACGCGGGTGAATTGCCCCGTGTAAATCGCCTTGAAGGAAGCATCCGGATTAACCGCCTTGACGCCTTCGCGGAAGCCGGCTTCGAAGCGCTTGATAACTGGAATTTCCATGCCGCCGACGAATCCGATTTTGTTCGACTTCGTCATCGAGCCGGCGATTACGCCGACCAGGAATGCGCCTTCGTTTTCTTTGAAGGAGACGGAAGCGACGTTCGGCACGATGATTTCCGAATCGACGATACCCAGCTTCGCGTCTGGATTCTCGTTGGCAATCTTCGTTACCGCATCATCCAGCGTATAAGCCGTGGCCCAGGTCAAGTCGTAGCCGCCCTTGACGAACTGGTTCAAGCTCGGATTGACTTCGCCGTCATTTTTCGGCTCCAAATATTTGACTTCATAGCCGAAGTCGTCGCGCAGCTTCTGCAGGCCTTCCCAAGCGCTCTGGTTGAACGATTTGTCGTTCACGCTTCCCATATCGGTAACCATCCCGACCTTGAGCTTCTTCCCGCCGTCTTCAGCGCCTTCGGCGCCGCCAGCGTTCGTGCCCCCGGATTTGTTGCCGCAGCCGGCCAGAGCGAAGGTGAACAATAGCATCGCTGATAATACCAACAACATCGATTTCTTCATTGACGAGTTCCCCCTTGAGATTAATCAATCCTTCTTCGTCTTGCATCTATCTAAAGCGAGCACGTCAGCGGGCCGTCAACAGCGATAAAAAGCTGGTCCCGTGACCTGTTCCCGTGACGCCGAAGTTGTCTGCCAGCGTAGCGGCCAAGTCGGCAAAGGTCGAGCGTACTCCGATGGAAGCGGTCTTGCCTGCAAACGTCGGATTGTAGATCAGAATCGGCACATACTCGCGAGTATGATCCGTTCCTGCATGAATCGGGTCGTTGCCGTGATCGGCCGTAATGATGAGCAGGTCTTTCTCGCCGACCCGTTCCATCATCTCCGGCAGCGCCCGGTCGAACTCCTCCAGGCAGCGGGCGTAGCCCTCCGGATCGCGGCGGTGTCCGTACAGGGAATCGAAATCAACCAGGTTAGTAAAGATCAACCCTTTCCCCGCATCTCCTAAGCGCTCAATCGTCGTCTCCATGCCGTGTGAATTGCTCTTGGTAGGATAGGAGTGATTGATTCCGCTTCCGGAGAAGATATCGTTAATTTTCCCCACGGATACCACATCATACCCGCCCTCGGAGATAGAATTCAGAACCGTCTTCGCTGGCGGAGCAAGCGCGTAATCATGGCGATTGGCGGTCCGCTTGAAATTGCCCGGCTCGCCGACGTACGGCCGCGCGATAACGCGTCCGACGGCATATGGCGCAGTCAGCGTCATCTCCCTCGCGATCTCGCATGCCGCATATAGTTCTTCCAGCGGAATGATTTCTTCATGCGCCGCTATCTGGAAGACACTATCCGCAGACGTGTACACGATCCAGGCGCCGGTGCGCATCTGCTCTTCCCCGTACTCATTCAGCACATCCGTGCCGGAAGCAGGGCGGTTGCAGAGCACCTTGCGTCCCGTCTTCTCCTCGAAAGCCTTGATGAGCGGCTCGGGAAATCCTTCCGGATAGACCTCGAATGGAATGTCGACATGCAGGCCCATCAGCTCCCAATGGCCGGTCATTGTATCTTTGCCGACGGAAGTCTCGGCCATTTTGCCATAGAAGGCCAGTGGAGATTCGGCTGGAGGAATATGCGGCAGGTCCGCGATATTGCCCAGACCGAGCGCCTGCAGATTCGGAAGCTGAATTGTCGGTACGCGCTCCGCAATATGGCCGAGCGTGTGAGAGCCCGCGTCGCCGAAGCGTTCCGCATCCGGAAGCTCTCCGATTCCTACGCTATCCATGACGACGACACATACTCGTTCAAACATGTTTACCACTCCTCTTCTCTTATCCAAGTTGTCTAATCGGACACCCGCGCCGGCACTTGGCTTATCCGGCGAATGTCATGTAATATAATAGATGTATAAATGTAATTATGGTTTTTCGACAGGCAATATATCCATATTCCTGCCGATGAAAGGAGAATCCATGCTCAGCAGTTTACAGCACGTTTTTCTGTTACAAGACTTATCGCAGGAGGATTGCGACAATATCCTTCCCCTGCTGAAAACACGTACTTACAAAAAGAACCAGGTGCTCATCCATGAAGATGATGATAGCTCCGATATATATATTTTGCGGGAGGGACTAGTAAAAGTATATCGTCTTTATCACGACAAGGAAATTATTTTGAACTTCCAGTTCCCTGGCGATATCATCGGCGAGATGGAGACCATTGCCACTTACCCTCGCCGCGTTGCTACCGTAGAAACGATGGAGACCTCCCATTTCTGGATCATGAACCGCTCCGATTTCATCAAGATCATGGACAGACACCCGGCGGTACTGAAGAGAGCCTATAACCGGCTGCTCGATCATTTGAGCAATATGAACAACAAAGTCCGCTACCTGTCTTATCTGGACGTGCGGCTGAAGCTGGCGAACCTGCTCCTGGATCTGTATTACAACCTGGGCAAGCCCGCTGAATCCGCTTACAAGATCGATTGTAAAGTAACGCATCACCTCTTGGCCAACATGATTGGCGTGACCCGGGAATCGATCTCGAAGGTCATGCGCGAGCTGCAGGACGAAGGTGTGCTGATGATGAATCAGAAATACATTTACATTACCGATTTGGAGAAGCTGCAATCGATGTGCGATGACATGGATGATTCGCCCGCTTACCGGAAATGGCGTTCGCAAGATATCTCCCAACCGTAAAAATTCATGGTGCCGAAAATGCGCCATGCATGCATTGAACTGATGGCGGCTGCCGACATTAAGGTCGGGGCCGTTTGTCATATCTTGATTATAATTGGCGAAGAAGGCGCATTCAGTTACCAACCCGTCAATAATTTGGTGAAATTGTTCACAGAATATAAGGGCGGCCATCACGGTTTTTCAATCCGTGTTCATGGTATCGTATAAAGACAAGTAACCGTTTTCATATTATATAACGGTTCTAAATTTATTTTGTGAAGGACAATGGAGGGATTCAGCATGAGTATTCATTTGGAAGCACAAGTTGGAGACATTGCACCCGTCGCCTTGATGCCTGGCGATCCGCTTCGCGCGAAGTACATCGCAGAAACGTTCCTTGAGAACGCCGTTTGCTACAACCAGGTTCGCGGCATGCTCGGATACACAGGAACCTATAAAGGACATAAAGTATCGATTCAAGGCTCCGGCATGGGGATTCCTTCCTTCTCCATATATGCGACGGAACTGATCAAAGATTATGGCTGCAAAACCATCATCCGCATCGGAACATGCGGCGCGATTCAAGAAGACGTGAAGCTGCGCGACGTGCTGCTGGCGCAAGCGGTATGCACCGACTCTTCCATCAACAAGCACTACTTCCCGGATGCCGAATTCGCCCCGATTGCGACATTCGATCTGCTTCGCAGCGCCTATGAGATCGGCCAGGAAAAAGGGCTTCAACTCCGGGTAGGGAACATCTTCTCCTCGGATCATTTCTATGCCGACACTGTAGAGATGCAGACGAAGATGGGCAAATACGGGGTTCTCGCCGTAGAAATGGAGACGGCGGCGCTTTATATTTTAGCGGCCAAATACGGCATTGACGCCTTGGCGATGTTCACCGTCAGCGATCATATTCTGACCGGGGAGCAGACGACGGCCCAAGAGCGGCAGACGACGTTCAACGACATGATCGAAGTCGCGTTGGAGACGGCGATCCGCGGTAAATAAGACAACCGGACAGACAGGAAAAAGGGGCAGCCCGCGGTCAATGCCAAGACCGGGCTGCCCCTTTGCTCCATGCTCACTTCATCCGCACGATTTTGCGGCTTAGCCGCTCCTCCCAACGCCGCATCTTCTCCTGCTTGATACGCTGGAGGTCCCGCTCGGTCTCTTCATCCACGCGCAGGAGGCGGTGCAGATGGGCGGCAATGATAAGCAGCGCGAAGGCGCACCAGACGATGCCGAACCAGACGGCCGGCGTCCAGCCGCCCTGGAAAGACAGTGTCGGCAGTACGATGACAAGCATGACAAGGGCAGCCCCTATCGACAGGACATGCTTCCATACACTACGCTTCGAAGAACGGAAATAAGACATTCGGTTCATCATGGGCAATCGCTCTCCTTCATTAGCAACGAAGACAGCCGGCGGCGCCATCGTTCTATAATCCTATAGCTTGGCTATAGTAGAGCGTATGCGGCATCCATAGATAACATGCCAGATTCGTTCACGCCGCAGCAATTGCAGAACCGGTCTGCCGAGTCTGCCGCCCCGGACTCGCGCTCAATGTGGCCATATCAGGCATACAGATGGCCGAGCGCATCCGATACGATCTTGTTCACATCCTGAATAACGACCGCCAGCCGCTGTTCGGCTTCGAACAGCTCCGCGATCTCCGAATTCATGCTGATCACTTCATACAGCTTCTCCATTTTGTCCAGCTCCGACTGCTCCGGCATCTCGCCAGTCATCATCTTCTGCTGCATCTCCATCTGGCGCAGGCGGAAATCATCCAGCATCCGCTTGCTGTCCGCATCGGCCTCAATCGCCTTCATCGCCGTCTCGACGGCCTTCGCCTCGTCCGATTGCTGCAAGGCACGGGCCAATTCATGGGCTTGATCATGTACACTCATCCATTCTCATCCTTTCCGTTCTTCCTCGTTAGTCAGCATACCATACGGGAGCGGCCGCTGTCGCGGGCGCTACGAACCGATAGCCAGCAGAATCAGAGACTGAATCAAGCCGATAAGCCCCCCAAGCAGCGCCCCGAGCCACGTGATAGCACGGAACTCCTTCCCAGAGACGCTCAAAATAATCGTCTCCAGCCGCTCGATCGGGAACTGCTCCACCTGAGAACGGACGACTTCCTGCAGGCGGGCGGCACGCACCACCTTGTCCAGATTGCGGTCCAACAGCGCGATCGCGGAATCGACGAGCCGCGGCACGTACGGCTGCCAAGCCTCCTTACTCTCCTCCAGCCAGCGGCTCGGGCGCGCGTCTCCCCACCGTTCCAAGCGGCGGCTCCACTGCAACCATGACTTCGCCAGCCCGATAATCTGGCCGGCAGGCTCGGACTCGTCGCCGGACCAGGCGCGCAGCAGCTCGGCCGGCGGCTGGCTCAGCCACTCCTCCAGCTTCCGCTCCAGCATGAGGGTCACAGTCTCATGGACCTTGTCGGAACGAAGCTGCTCCGCCAGCAGAGGCGTAATCCGCGTGACCAGCTTGTCTTCATCGACGAAGATGGCAGCCATCACGCCCATGAAGCCCTTCGACCGGTCGACGAACTCCTTCGCCATCCTCAGCAGCATGCGCTGCCCGCTAGACGACAGCAGCTCCCGCTCAATCGACAGCAGGATGGCGGAAGCGGCCTTGCCTGCCAGCCGGTTCAGGCTCTCCTCCTGCCCTTCCGGCAGGAATTCGGACAGCGGACGCTCGTTCCAGCCGCTGCCCGCCAAGCCGCGCCGGATTCCCGACTCGGTCAGCTTGTCGAGCCGCTCACCCCATGTCGCGCACAACTCGGGCCAGCTGTGGCCGGGGAAAGCGAGCGCGGCCCATTCGCGCAGTGTGCGATCATCCGCCAGCAGCCGGTCGAGAAAGCCCGCCAAGCCAGCCGCCGCCCGGTCCTGCACCTCCGGCTGGCGCAGCATCGCCCGCAGCCCGTCGCTGGTCACCAAATATTCAGATACGACATCCCCTAACGAGGCCGCAATATCTAACTTCCGCTTCGGAATGAGGCCTGGCGTGAACGGCACCCTTCGTCCGAACAGATGAATCGGCTGCCGCGGGTGGAACAGCATCTTTATTGCAAAATGATTCGTAATGCCGCCGACAAACGCGGCCACAATGACGCTAAATAGAATAAACAACCAATTGGGCACGTCCGCCCCTCCTTTCATGGTGCAGCTCAATCACCAAGGGAAATATGTCCTCATATGATGAATTACGTATGCGGTTCACCTGCAGTAGTATCGACTCCAGCCCGGTGCATACCGTGATCCATCATGCAAGTCGTCGTTGGAAGGAGAACCAACATGTTGAAATCAAAAGTGAGGCTCCACGTTGTGAGCGCCGGCATCTTGCGGGAAGACACAATCATGTTGGGCGACAGCTATGTCAAGCAATGGAAGATTCCCGTAAACCATCCGATTACGCTCCGCTTCGGTTCCTTCAGACAGAGTGTGACCGTATCCTCCGTTCCCAAATCTGACGGGCTCCGGATCAATCACGCGCTTGCCCGCAATATGGGCCTGTCTAACGGTGGTACCGTGCGGCTAACGTATACCCAGCAGACGTTGAGAATCGGTCCGCTCATCGGCGTCCTGATCAGCCGGGATTATCCTGATGTTCCGGATCGGCCGTTCGGCACGATTACCGCCTTCTGCCGGGAGATGGTCGATGCCTGCCAATCTCAAGGAGCCGTTGCCTGCTTCTTCACGCCAGAACATGTGAAGGACTCTCAACGGATACAGGCATGGGTTTTTACAAAAGGAACTTGGCAGCTCACCAGCATGCCAATCCCGGATGTCGTGAACAATCGCTTAACTACACGATCTCTGGAGAACAAACCTAGCGTACAGCATTTCATGAAAGAAGTAAAATCACGTTACCAGTCACATGTTTTCAATGAAAAGTTTCTGGATAAGACCGAGGTGTTCGACGCGTTGAAGGCCAGTGCGGAGTTGACACGCTACTTGCCGGAATCGCATCTGCTGCGCAGCTACTCTACGCTCAAGACGATGAGCGGGCGATATCAGACCCTCTTCCTGAAGCCGGCCAGGGGAAGCCTCGGCAAAGGCATCATCTGTATTAACCGCACCTCGGATAACAGCTTTCAAGCCCTCTATTCCAATATTAGCGGCACCAAGCGCCAGAACTTCAACAGCTTAACCAAGCTGTTCTCTTCCCTGTCCGGGAAGCTGAAGACGAACCGTTACCAGATCCAGCAAGGCTTGAACTTGATCGATTATGCCAAGCGCCCGATCGATTTCCGCGCGCTCGTTCAGAAGAACATTCATGGCCGCTGGAGCATCACGTCCATCGTCGCCCGAACCGCGAGCACGCAGCATTTCGTGTCGAATGTGGCGCGCGGCGGAACGCTCAGCACCGTGAAGGAAGCGGTCAGCCGCTCGAATCTGCCGACCGGCGCGAAGAGCGATATCGTGGGCAAGCTCCAGCGGGCCGCGCTCGATATCGCACGCGGCATCGACACGCATATTCCCGCTCACTTCGGTGAATTGGGGATTGACCTGGCTATCGATACGTCAGGCAAAGTATGGCTGCTTGAAGTCAACTCCAAGCCTTCCAAAAATGACAATACTCCGTTGAACGTCAACCGAGTCCGTCCCTCCGTCCGCAAAACGGTGGAATACGCCCGGTATTTGTCCGGATTTTAAGGAGGCGACAGGGAATGAAGAAGAATAGAACCGATCAGCAGCCTGTCATCGGCGTTCTGCAGACCGAATCGCCCGGAACGCCTCCCTTCACCGAGCCTGAATATTGCCGCCGGCTGTGTCAGGCCGGACGCAAACACGGCGTTCGAGTTATCGTATTTTCGCCTGAATGGGCCGACCTTGCTTCCGGCACGGTGAACGGTTATGTCTACGGCGACCAGCGATGGGAGCCTTGCACTACCGCGTTGCCTTCCCTTGTGTACAACCGATGCATATTCTCCGGCGGAAGCGCCAGCGCCAGAACTTCAACCGCCCTCGCCAAGCTGCTGCGGAGCAGACGCACTGCCCAGTTGGGGGTTGGATTGCGGGGCAAATGGGACATCTACCGCTCCTTATCCACGGAGTCTGGCCTGAGCGCGATTCTGCCGCCCACTCATCTCTACAAGGGCAAGCGCAGCCTCGCTGCTGCGCTGTCCCGCTACGGCGGAAGCCTGTTCCTGAAGCCTCATGCCGGCTCCAAGGGGAAGTCTGCCCTCCGGATACAGTATCGCCGGACGGCACAGCAAAGAGATGGAAGCCATGCCCCCTTACTCCATATAACAGGACGCGATCAACGCAACCGCCCGCTAACGAAGCAATTTGAATGCACCAAGGATGGATACGACTGGATTGCCGCCTTTATCGGCAGACGAACCTTTGTCATGCAGCCTTGCTTGTCCTTGCTGACGCAAGCAGGCGAGCCATTCGACATTCGTGTGCTGATGCAAAAGAATGACCGGGGCCGTTGGACGATGACCGGCACGGCCGCACGCATCGGCACCCCTGACAGCATTACTTCCAATCTCCATGGAGGCGGGCGGGCCGTGTCTGTCCTTCCATTTTTGAAGCGCGAATATGACCCGGAGCGTGCCGAGCGGCTCATGGAGCAGCTGCATGCTTATAGCGAGCGCATTCCCCCTCTACTTGAAGCACGACACGGGCGTCTGATGGAGGTCGGTCTGGATTACGGCATTGATCGGGAAGCCCGCATGTGGCTGCTGGAGGTCAATTCGAAGCCGGGCAGGACGGTCTTCCGTCAGACAGGCGAGCGGGAAGCCGCTGTGAAATCCGTGGAAAATCCCATCTTGTATGCGCGCTATGTATTGGGTCGACATCTTAGGAGGGTAAGTCCATGAGTTTGACGGTATGCAACGTCCACTTAACACCTAAATCCGAGAAAACAGTGTATCTCTCCAGCACCTTAATGAAGCAATTGAAGCTAACCGGCAAAAAATCAGTACGGCTTCGATTGGGCAAGGCGACAATCCCCGCTACGCTGAAGCCGGTGAAGCGTCCAGGCAACCATGTCATCATACCGGCCGGCCTTCGTTCCTTCGTCCGGGTGCCGAAATCCGGTATGGTCTATCTTCGCAACGATCAGGAAGGCGATTTGCAATTGGGGCCGCTGATCGGCATCTTATCGGATTCCTCGCTGCACACGCATTCGCATCCATTCGGCAGCCGAACCTCGTTCATTAAGCAAATTTTGCGCGTCGGGAATAAGAAAGCCTACGTCTTTGCCTTCACTCCGCGCGACATCAATTGGCATAACGAGACCGTCAACGCCTACTTCCTATCGGAATCCGGCAGTTGGATCCGGCGCACCGTGCCGCTGCCGGATGTCGTATATAACCGGCTGCCGAGCCGGAGGGCAGAGACGACGACCCCGATCCAGATGCTGCGGGAGCGGTTCGTTCGCCGGAACATCCCTTTTTTCAACTGGAGCTTCTTCAAAAAATCCGATATCTACGAGCTGCTGGAAAACGATCTGGAGGCTAATCTCCACGTGCCGGAATCGGTCATGAATCCGACGCAAGATACGATTCGCGACATGCTGGCCCGCCATCAGTTCGTCTACTACAAGCCGACCTCGGGAAGCCTAGGTATCGGCATCTACCGGCTGACCTACCTGCCGAGAAAAGGCTATTTCGCACGTTACACGGTCAATGGCAAAAACACGCTGCTCCGCTTCAAGCAATTCTCCAGCCTCATGCGCATGCTGCAAGGAAGGCACGGCCGTTCGCTGCGTAACTATGTTGTGCAGCAGGGAGTTCGGCTCGTCGAGATCGATGGCTGTCCGATCGACTTCCGCTTCCATATGCACAAGAACGGAGAGAATGACTGGACCGTTGTCGGAATCGGGGCCAAGAAAGCCGGCAAAGGCAGCGTTACCACTCACGTGAAGAATGGCGGTCAACTGATGACGCCGGAGCAGGCTCTCCAGCGGATGTTCGGCCACAGAGCCGACGAAGTGCTTGCCAATATGAAAAGGGTAGCCGTCGAACTGGCGATGGCCATTGAACGGAACTATCCTCATTTGCTCGGCGAGCTCGGCTTCGATCTCGGCATTGACCGGGATGAGCATGTATGGATGTTCGAGGCCAATGCCAAGCCAGGGCGCTCGATATTCAAGCATCCATCCTTGCGCACTGAAGGTCAATCATCCATTGAACATATCCTGGATCATTGTTTGTTCCTTAGCAAATTCCGCAGGAGGGATCCGATGTGAGTGGCATAGAGCAAGATCAGCTGCCGATCGTCGCCATTCTGACGATCGAGGATGCC
Proteins encoded in this region:
- a CDS encoding ABC transporter ATP-binding protein, which produces MHKGDIILELKGITKRFPGIIANDQISLQLKKGEIHALLGENGAGKSTLMNIVFGLYQPDEGSIELNGRPIVMDGPNKAIECGIGMVHQHFKLVHPFTVTENIVLGMEPTRGIKMDLKGAALKIRQLSEQYGLNVKPEAVIESISVGMQQRVEIMKTLYRGAEIIIFDEPTAVLTPQEIDELLHIMKRLAAEGKSILLITHKLKEIMEVADRCTIIRRGKVIDTVKVSETDPEMLAEKMVGKHVEFKTDKAPASPQDVMLQVDNLIVKDEHGQHAVDNVSFQVRAGEIVGIAGVDGNGQNELIEAITGMRRTAGGHIRLAGQDVTDASPRAASDKGISYIPQDRHKHGLVLDFDVSENAVLKSYDSPKFSRKGLMDQQAIEQVAERYVEHFDIRTPSIHTLVRAMSGGNQQKIIIAREIDKDPKLLVAAQPTRGLDVGAIEFVHKQLIAQRDSGKAVLLVSFELEEILNVADRILVMFDGRIVGETTPETTTDQELGLMMAGKHQGGERHEQT
- a CDS encoding BMP family lipoprotein, whose translation is MKKSMLLVLSAMLLFTFALAGCGNKSGGTNAGGAEGAEDGGKKLKVGMVTDMGSVNDKSFNQSAWEGLQKLRDDFGYEVKYLEPKNDGEVNPSLNQFVKGGYDLTWATAYTLDDAVTKIANENPDAKLGIVDSEIIVPNVASVSFKENEGAFLVGVIAGSMTKSNKIGFVGGMEIPVIKRFEAGFREGVKAVNPDASFKAIYTGQFTRVDMGKSAASTLYDDGVDIIFHASGLTGNGVFNEAKERVKRGDRVWVIGVDKDQSLEFGDDVTLTSMIKKVDEAVYTISKALADGNFPGGQVTSMGLKEKGVDIAPTSDKNVPKDVLDKVEEYRAKIVNGEIEVPTT
- the deoB gene encoding phosphopentomutase; the protein is MFERVCVVVMDSVGIGELPDAERFGDAGSHTLGHIAERVPTIQLPNLQALGLGNIADLPHIPPAESPLAFYGKMAETSVGKDTMTGHWELMGLHVDIPFEVYPEGFPEPLIKAFEEKTGRKVLCNRPASGTDVLNEYGEEQMRTGAWIVYTSADSVFQIAAHEEIIPLEELYAACEIAREMTLTAPYAVGRVIARPYVGEPGNFKRTANRHDYALAPPAKTVLNSISEGGYDVVSVGKINDIFSGSGINHSYPTKSNSHGMETTIERLGDAGKGLIFTNLVDFDSLYGHRRDPEGYARCLEEFDRALPEMMERVGEKDLLIITADHGNDPIHAGTDHTREYVPILIYNPTFAGKTASIGVRSTFADLAATLADNFGVTGTGHGTSFLSLLTAR
- a CDS encoding Crp/Fnr family transcriptional regulator, which produces MLSSLQHVFLLQDLSQEDCDNILPLLKTRTYKKNQVLIHEDDDSSDIYILREGLVKVYRLYHDKEIILNFQFPGDIIGEMETIATYPRRVATVETMETSHFWIMNRSDFIKIMDRHPAVLKRAYNRLLDHLSNMNNKVRYLSYLDVRLKLANLLLDLYYNLGKPAESAYKIDCKVTHHLLANMIGVTRESISKVMRELQDEGVLMMNQKYIYITDLEKLQSMCDDMDDSPAYRKWRSQDISQP
- the deoD gene encoding purine-nucleoside phosphorylase, giving the protein MSIHLEAQVGDIAPVALMPGDPLRAKYIAETFLENAVCYNQVRGMLGYTGTYKGHKVSIQGSGMGIPSFSIYATELIKDYGCKTIIRIGTCGAIQEDVKLRDVLLAQAVCTDSSINKHYFPDAEFAPIATFDLLRSAYEIGQEKGLQLRVGNIFSSDHFYADTVEMQTKMGKYGVLAVEMETAALYILAAKYGIDALAMFTVSDHILTGEQTTAQERQTTFNDMIEVALETAIRGK
- a CDS encoding YlbF family regulator; translation: MSVHDQAHELARALQQSDEAKAVETAMKAIEADADSKRMLDDFRLRQMEMQQKMMTGEMPEQSELDKMEKLYEVISMNSEIAELFEAEQRLAVVIQDVNKIVSDALGHLYA
- a CDS encoding DUF445 family protein, whose product is MPNWLFILFSVIVAAFVGGITNHFAIKMLFHPRQPIHLFGRRVPFTPGLIPKRKLDIAASLGDVVSEYLVTSDGLRAMLRQPEVQDRAAAGLAGFLDRLLADDRTLREWAALAFPGHSWPELCATWGERLDKLTESGIRRGLAGSGWNERPLSEFLPEGQEESLNRLAGKAASAILLSIERELLSSSGQRMLLRMAKEFVDRSKGFMGVMAAIFVDEDKLVTRITPLLAEQLRSDKVHETVTLMLERKLEEWLSQPPAELLRAWSGDESEPAGQIIGLAKSWLQWSRRLERWGDARPSRWLEESKEAWQPYVPRLVDSAIALLDRNLDKVVRAARLQEVVRSQVEQFPIERLETIILSVSGKEFRAITWLGALLGGLIGLIQSLILLAIGS
- a CDS encoding YheC/YheD family protein, whose amino-acid sequence is MLKSKVRLHVVSAGILREDTIMLGDSYVKQWKIPVNHPITLRFGSFRQSVTVSSVPKSDGLRINHALARNMGLSNGGTVRLTYTQQTLRIGPLIGVLISRDYPDVPDRPFGTITAFCREMVDACQSQGAVACFFTPEHVKDSQRIQAWVFTKGTWQLTSMPIPDVVNNRLTTRSLENKPSVQHFMKEVKSRYQSHVFNEKFLDKTEVFDALKASAELTRYLPESHLLRSYSTLKTMSGRYQTLFLKPARGSLGKGIICINRTSDNSFQALYSNISGTKRQNFNSLTKLFSSLSGKLKTNRYQIQQGLNLIDYAKRPIDFRALVQKNIHGRWSITSIVARTASTQHFVSNVARGGTLSTVKEAVSRSNLPTGAKSDIVGKLQRAALDIARGIDTHIPAHFGELGIDLAIDTSGKVWLLEVNSKPSKNDNTPLNVNRVRPSVRKTVEYARYLSGF
- a CDS encoding YheC/YheD family protein; translated protein: MKKNRTDQQPVIGVLQTESPGTPPFTEPEYCRRLCQAGRKHGVRVIVFSPEWADLASGTVNGYVYGDQRWEPCTTALPSLVYNRCIFSGGSASARTSTALAKLLRSRRTAQLGVGLRGKWDIYRSLSTESGLSAILPPTHLYKGKRSLAAALSRYGGSLFLKPHAGSKGKSALRIQYRRTAQQRDGSHAPLLHITGRDQRNRPLTKQFECTKDGYDWIAAFIGRRTFVMQPCLSLLTQAGEPFDIRVLMQKNDRGRWTMTGTAARIGTPDSITSNLHGGGRAVSVLPFLKREYDPERAERLMEQLHAYSERIPPLLEARHGRLMEVGLDYGIDREARMWLLEVNSKPGRTVFRQTGEREAAVKSVENPILYARYVLGRHLRRVSP
- a CDS encoding YheC/YheD family protein encodes the protein MSLTVCNVHLTPKSEKTVYLSSTLMKQLKLTGKKSVRLRLGKATIPATLKPVKRPGNHVIIPAGLRSFVRVPKSGMVYLRNDQEGDLQLGPLIGILSDSSLHTHSHPFGSRTSFIKQILRVGNKKAYVFAFTPRDINWHNETVNAYFLSESGSWIRRTVPLPDVVYNRLPSRRAETTTPIQMLRERFVRRNIPFFNWSFFKKSDIYELLENDLEANLHVPESVMNPTQDTIRDMLARHQFVYYKPTSGSLGIGIYRLTYLPRKGYFARYTVNGKNTLLRFKQFSSLMRMLQGRHGRSLRNYVVQQGVRLVEIDGCPIDFRFHMHKNGENDWTVVGIGAKKAGKGSVTTHVKNGGQLMTPEQALQRMFGHRADEVLANMKRVAVELAMAIERNYPHLLGELGFDLGIDRDEHVWMFEANAKPGRSIFKHPSLRTEGQSSIEHILDHCLFLSKFRRRDPM